A single genomic interval of Candidatus Brocadia sp. harbors:
- a CDS encoding PAS domain-containing protein: MDVSARFLQTALDGIDDCINIVDKNFQIIFINKATSRRAGKNWRTLLGNKCYAQLWGKSAPCENCVTGKAFETGKTQQTIKWEIGPDGEKHFMEHFAFPITDKDGTVEYTVEIFRDITERKLLEEEREQQRLELGKRIRELRHAYEELKSLQNQLLQAEKMASIGLLASSLAHELDTPLATISGYCELLAEAIQDENFLGRIKTISEQVIKCQKTIRNLLDFSRKSNYERKLCNIHHLINSILSLVEHRLIIHKIRLHRMFDDQIPPLLVDGNQIQQVILNLVNNAVDALPQGGDVFVETRVNKEEKSVEIIFEDNGIGISDEDRKYIFSPFFTTKEPGKGTGLGLSICKNIILAHNGKIALESRVGNGTKFIISLPL; this comes from the coding sequence ATGGATGTATCGGCGAGATTCCTCCAAACAGCCCTAGATGGCATTGACGATTGTATTAATATCGTTGATAAGAATTTTCAAATCATATTTATAAATAAAGCTACAAGTAGGAGAGCCGGGAAAAATTGGCGAACATTGTTAGGAAACAAATGTTACGCACAATTGTGGGGAAAAAGTGCGCCGTGCGAAAATTGTGTGACAGGAAAAGCCTTTGAGACTGGAAAAACACAGCAAACAATCAAATGGGAAATAGGACCTGATGGTGAAAAGCACTTCATGGAACATTTTGCATTTCCCATTACAGATAAAGATGGTACTGTAGAATATACGGTAGAAATTTTCAGAGATATTACCGAAAGAAAATTGCTTGAAGAGGAGAGGGAGCAACAACGACTGGAATTAGGCAAGCGGATACGTGAATTACGGCATGCCTATGAGGAACTCAAATCGTTACAGAATCAACTCCTGCAGGCTGAAAAAATGGCTTCTATCGGGCTTCTTGCATCCAGCCTTGCTCATGAATTGGATACCCCACTTGCTACGATTTCTGGCTATTGTGAATTATTGGCAGAAGCTATCCAGGACGAAAATTTTCTGGGACGTATTAAAACCATTTCTGAACAGGTAATAAAGTGTCAAAAGACGATTAGAAACCTATTGGATTTTTCAAGGAAATCCAATTATGAAAGAAAATTATGCAATATCCATCATTTAATCAATAGTATCCTTTCACTTGTTGAGCATCGGTTAATAATTCATAAAATAAGACTACATAGGATGTTTGATGACCAGATACCACCTTTATTGGTCGATGGGAATCAAATTCAGCAGGTAATTCTCAATCTCGTCAATAATGCTGTGGATGCTTTACCTCAAGGTGGAGATGTCTTTGTTGAAACCAGGGTAAATAAAGAGGAGAAGTCCGTTGAGATTATTTTTGAAGACAACGGAATCGGAATCTCTGACGAGGACAGGAAATATATTTTTTCACCTTTCTTTACAACTAAGGAGCCTGGCAAAGGAACGGGATTAGGATTATCAATTTGCAAAAATATTATTTTAGCCCATAATGGCAAAATAGCATTAGAAAGCCGCGTGGGTAATGGGACGAAATTCATTATATCGTTACCCCTATGA
- a CDS encoding sigma-54-dependent Fis family transcriptional regulator: MKKILVVDDDMAMGEMCKELLKSKGYASDVVASGKEAIEKVSRDGIYAIILTDLVMPEIDGIEVLKRVKQQNPNIDVVVMTSYGTVTNAVEAMKLGASDYITKPFKRDELIIVIEKILQLQRLEGEVDRLRSELGEKYKFGNIIGESPKIKKIYEIISNVSNTEANILIQGETGTGKELVAKAIHYNSARKDYPFVKVDCAALAETLLESELFGHEKGAFTGATKDRIGRFRTADHGTIFLDEIGNIPLAVQAKLLRVLQDNEFEAVGSDELIKVDVRIIAATNANLEEHVEKGLFRRDLFYRLNVIRIFLPPLRERADDVPLLASHFLSIHSKKNRKTVEGISREALNKLVSYTWPGNIRELENVIERAVILCKGTMIEPVDIPLYHEKMVLSQDLSGKPLEVLMDQVERQIIMNTLESAGADKEKAAKILQISRASFYNKLKKHNITEIT, from the coding sequence TTGAAGAAGATATTGGTTGTTGATGATGATATGGCAATGGGAGAGATGTGTAAAGAACTTCTGAAAAGTAAAGGCTATGCATCAGATGTTGTCGCAAGTGGTAAAGAAGCCATAGAAAAAGTATCCAGGGATGGTATATATGCCATTATTCTTACGGATTTGGTTATGCCAGAAATTGACGGTATCGAGGTTTTAAAAAGGGTTAAACAGCAAAATCCAAATATAGATGTTGTCGTAATGACAAGTTACGGTACTGTAACAAATGCCGTAGAAGCTATGAAATTAGGTGCCTCAGACTATATTACAAAACCTTTTAAACGTGATGAGCTTATCATAGTTATTGAAAAAATATTGCAACTGCAACGCCTCGAAGGTGAGGTTGACCGGCTGCGTTCGGAACTCGGTGAAAAATACAAATTTGGTAATATCATTGGTGAAAGCCCGAAGATTAAAAAGATATATGAGATTATATCCAATGTGTCAAACACAGAGGCAAATATCTTGATTCAGGGAGAAACAGGTACCGGCAAGGAATTGGTAGCCAAGGCTATTCATTATAACAGTGCCCGTAAAGATTATCCGTTTGTAAAGGTAGATTGTGCGGCGCTGGCTGAAACGTTATTGGAAAGTGAACTTTTTGGTCATGAAAAAGGGGCATTTACGGGTGCCACAAAAGATAGAATCGGTCGTTTCAGAACGGCTGATCATGGCACGATATTTTTGGATGAGATTGGCAATATTCCTCTGGCGGTACAAGCTAAATTACTTCGTGTCCTGCAAGACAATGAATTTGAGGCTGTGGGAAGTGACGAACTGATAAAAGTGGACGTACGAATCATTGCAGCAACAAATGCAAATCTGGAAGAGCACGTTGAAAAAGGCTTATTCCGCAGAGACCTTTTCTACAGACTTAATGTTATTCGCATTTTCCTGCCACCCTTAAGAGAACGTGCAGACGACGTTCCGCTACTTGCTTCACATTTTCTTTCCATTCACAGCAAAAAGAACCGGAAAACTGTTGAAGGAATTTCCCGTGAGGCGTTAAACAAACTCGTGTCGTATACCTGGCCCGGAAACATACGAGAGCTGGAAAATGTCATTGAACGTGCAGTTATCCTTTGCAAGGGAACGATGATTGAACCCGTTGATATTCCGCTCTATCATGAAAAAATGGTCTTGTCACAGGACCTTTCCGGGAAGCCTCTCGAGGTATTAATGGATCAAGTTGAACGTCAAATAATTATGAATACCCTAGAATCGGCAGGGGCAGACAAGGAAAAAGCTGCGAAAATACTTCAGATTTCCCGTGCCAGTTTTTATAACAAATTAAAAAAACACAATATTACTGAAATAACATAA
- a CDS encoding MarC family protein: MEHWHNFLLAFIPLFIAIDVAGILPIFMSLVEGVEKPQKIKTINQSVITALSVSVGFLALGKFIFSVMGIEIYDFKMAGGLLLLVFAINDLLFAEKGKRAITSTMGVVPLGIPLVVGPAVLTTIIVTVDIYGYLPTVTSLVINLVIVWVVFLKSNFIYRIMGDGGSRAFAKVASLLLAAIAVMMIRRGCMDMIIFLKKSS; encoded by the coding sequence ATCGAGCATTGGCATAATTTTCTGCTCGCCTTTATTCCGCTCTTTATAGCAATCGACGTGGCAGGAATATTGCCTATTTTTATGTCATTGGTGGAAGGGGTCGAAAAGCCGCAGAAAATAAAAACGATAAACCAGTCTGTGATCACTGCCCTTTCAGTCAGCGTGGGCTTTCTTGCCCTCGGAAAGTTTATTTTTTCTGTTATGGGAATTGAAATATACGATTTCAAAATGGCCGGTGGTCTTTTATTGTTGGTATTTGCTATCAATGATTTGCTGTTTGCGGAGAAAGGAAAAAGGGCAATAACTTCAACCATGGGGGTCGTTCCCTTAGGCATCCCACTGGTTGTGGGGCCGGCTGTTTTAACCACGATCATTGTTACGGTGGATATCTACGGTTATCTTCCAACGGTAACTTCCCTGGTAATAAATCTTGTCATTGTATGGGTCGTATTTCTGAAGTCAAATTTCATTTACCGGATTATGGGTGACGGAGGGTCCAGGGCCTTTGCCAAGGTTGCATCTCTGCTGCTTGCAGCCATAGCCGTAATGATGATCAGGCGGGGTTGTATGGATATGATAATATTTCTGAAAAAATCCTCCTGA
- a CDS encoding radical SAM protein produces the protein MINTLENKQIGPKRTLRDKFFDYSCQRIGKERAKFFFKLYDLARFDLFGKPKGAIGSIDITNRCNLRCKHCYFYAHDYEERPELSDDEWIDKLESLKETDFPFYQCSWIGGEPLLRKELIERGMKYFKSNLVATNGTIELPNWPDVNFYISVDGRKDMHDTIRGKGCHERIKKHANRPELKIHVSMVINKMNYQDIEYFIEEWKDIGVKGCLFQIHTPIKGLKNDDLWPGWQLRDEILDKLLRLKEEKYGDFIGVPGLVLKLMKSDKCKEVTRNCVFKEVSFCLDPQGQIKKPCMMGPQADCLRCGCVLPFHMWALEDKWLMAREVFMSLRRKLGKKVFR, from the coding sequence ATGATTAATACTTTAGAAAATAAGCAAATAGGTCCAAAACGGACATTAAGAGATAAGTTTTTCGATTATTCCTGTCAGAGAATTGGTAAAGAAAGGGCCAAATTTTTTTTTAAATTATATGACTTGGCCAGATTTGACCTCTTTGGCAAACCAAAAGGCGCAATCGGATCAATTGATATTACCAACCGTTGTAATCTGCGTTGTAAACACTGCTACTTTTATGCACATGACTACGAAGAGAGGCCTGAACTCAGCGATGACGAATGGATTGATAAACTCGAGAGTTTAAAAGAGACAGATTTTCCATTTTATCAATGTTCCTGGATTGGTGGTGAACCCCTCCTGCGAAAAGAATTAATAGAACGCGGGATGAAATATTTCAAATCAAATCTGGTCGCTACCAATGGAACGATTGAGTTGCCCAACTGGCCGGATGTAAACTTCTATATATCGGTTGACGGCAGAAAGGATATGCATGATACCATTCGTGGGAAAGGTTGTCATGAAAGGATAAAAAAGCATGCTAACAGGCCAGAATTAAAAATTCATGTATCAATGGTAATTAATAAGATGAATTATCAGGATATTGAGTATTTTATCGAAGAATGGAAAGATATCGGTGTTAAAGGATGTTTGTTTCAAATACATACTCCGATAAAAGGCTTGAAAAACGATGACCTGTGGCCAGGCTGGCAATTACGTGATGAGATATTAGATAAACTGCTTCGGTTAAAAGAAGAAAAATACGGAGATTTTATCGGCGTGCCAGGTCTTGTTCTGAAGCTCATGAAATCAGATAAATGTAAAGAAGTCACGAGAAATTGCGTATTCAAAGAGGTATCCTTTTGTCTTGACCCGCAGGGTCAGATTAAAAAACCGTGTATGATGGGCCCACAGGCGGACTGTCTGCGGTGTGGATGCGTGCTCCCTTTTCATATGTGGGCGCTTGAAGACAAGTGGCTCATGGCGAGAGAAGTTTTCATGTCGTTAAGGCGCAAATTGGGAAAGAAAGTCTTTCGGTAA
- a CDS encoding cation:proton antiporter has translation MIVNESVLSLGISLIALFFAGLLATKINQSLTAIFIVVGMILQNFFPVTIITEFIATLGIIFMLFMFGLEFSVGNLFHNQRKIFSTGIYDLFFNFPVGLLLGWILGYDLMQSLLLGGILYVTSSVIVAKSIIDLKRSANPETEYILNVLIFEDMFIALFLAFIVGILNYGHIDTKGTIVVLLKTSAFFLFYIVLARTSKKFIDKIVDIEHTELFVILILSIIVLSAGAASRIGLSEAIGAFLAGLLLSETKQRHRISEAIKPFQQFSTAIFFVAFGMSIDYKHITNLIPIGIFIFVISSFSKVFGGYFIGKRYRLSKRAGLRLGFSLIPRGEFSIILAGMVAMNPHLPFPLKSLTGVYVLLSAILGSIIMKETDWFIKWFIERKEEEPKQISDQSATSLPE, from the coding sequence ATGATCGTAAATGAAAGCGTGTTATCATTAGGGATTTCCCTCATCGCCTTGTTTTTTGCTGGTTTGTTGGCCACAAAAATCAATCAATCCCTCACGGCGATATTCATCGTGGTAGGAATGATTCTGCAGAATTTCTTCCCCGTTACAATTATTACAGAATTTATCGCCACCCTCGGTATTATTTTTATGCTCTTTATGTTTGGTCTGGAATTTTCTGTAGGCAATTTATTTCATAACCAGCGGAAAATATTCTCTACCGGGATTTACGACCTTTTCTTCAACTTTCCCGTTGGCCTGCTCCTTGGCTGGATATTAGGTTACGATTTGATGCAATCCCTTTTACTCGGTGGTATTCTTTATGTCACCAGCTCTGTGATTGTGGCTAAGTCTATTATCGATTTAAAGCGTTCTGCAAACCCCGAGACAGAATATATCCTTAACGTTCTGATTTTTGAGGATATGTTTATAGCCCTGTTTCTTGCATTTATTGTTGGAATTCTAAATTATGGTCACATTGACACAAAAGGTACAATCGTTGTTCTGCTGAAGACCTCCGCCTTTTTTCTGTTCTATATTGTTCTCGCCCGGACTTCAAAGAAATTTATCGACAAGATTGTTGATATTGAGCATACGGAGTTATTTGTAATCCTGATTCTTTCGATTATCGTGCTTTCTGCAGGTGCTGCGTCCAGAATAGGACTTTCCGAAGCAATAGGGGCATTCCTTGCCGGACTTTTATTGTCGGAGACAAAGCAAAGACATCGAATTTCCGAGGCGATCAAACCCTTCCAACAATTCTCCACAGCAATTTTCTTTGTCGCATTTGGCATGTCAATCGATTATAAGCATATAACAAACCTTATTCCGATCGGGATATTTATTTTTGTTATTTCTTCTTTCAGCAAGGTCTTTGGAGGTTATTTTATTGGCAAAAGATATCGTTTGAGCAAAAGGGCGGGTTTAAGGCTCGGTTTCAGCCTCATTCCAAGAGGAGAATTTTCCATCATTTTAGCCGGAATGGTTGCAATGAATCCCCATTTACCCTTTCCCCTCAAATCCCTTACAGGGGTTTATGTACTGCTCAGCGCCATTCTCGGAAGTATTATTATGAAAGAGACCGATTGGTTTATAAAATGGTTTATTGAAAGGAAAGAGGAGGAACCCAAACAAATTTCTGATCAGTCAGCAACAAGTTTGCCCGAATGA
- a CDS encoding potassium transporter TrkA has product MSEIKECDLPGIGKKFTLELDSGDKLVVVIHSSGEREVFKFTKDNDEPTSVTTLSDEEARQIGAILSGTYFQPVIEDEPKLMMKNVTMEWIKITPDSILANKKIEELDIRKTTGVSITTIIRGETVIPNPPSSEIIQPQDTLIIIGNNEQIKNFISTFEIKQHLGK; this is encoded by the coding sequence ATGTCGGAAATTAAGGAATGCGACCTGCCTGGTATAGGTAAAAAATTTACCCTGGAATTGGATTCAGGTGATAAGTTGGTCGTAGTGATTCATTCTTCAGGAGAAAGGGAGGTATTTAAATTTACCAAAGACAACGACGAGCCTACATCCGTAACCACGCTTAGCGACGAAGAGGCACGCCAAATTGGCGCCATACTATCGGGAACGTACTTCCAGCCTGTCATTGAAGACGAGCCAAAGTTAATGATGAAAAATGTGACTATGGAATGGATCAAGATCACCCCAGATTCAATACTTGCCAATAAAAAGATTGAAGAATTGGATATCAGGAAAACAACAGGGGTATCCATTACCACAATTATCAGGGGTGAAACGGTAATTCCCAATCCTCCTTCCAGTGAAATTATTCAACCCCAGGATACCCTTATCATTATAGGGAATAATGAACAGATTAAAAATTTTATATCCACCTTTGAGATTAAACAACATTTAGGAAAATGA
- the cobO gene encoding cob(I)yrinic acid a,c-diamide adenosyltransferase — protein sequence MENGLLMVNTGDGKGKTTAALGLGLRAAGHGMKVLMLQFFKGPWLTGELCAVKRLEPDFKITQLGQGFVKTRKEAHSAATLENARVSWDYAKQEIFSDLYDIIILDEINNMIDHGLLHVEEVISVLKERPKRLTIILTGRNAHDKIIELADMVTEMREIKHHYKSGVSAQKGIEF from the coding sequence ATGGAAAACGGACTCCTCATGGTAAACACGGGCGATGGGAAAGGCAAGACGACGGCAGCTTTAGGTCTTGGCCTCCGGGCAGCCGGGCATGGTATGAAAGTACTTATGCTCCAATTTTTCAAAGGGCCGTGGCTTACAGGAGAACTCTGTGCGGTAAAACGACTCGAACCCGATTTCAAAATTACCCAGTTGGGACAAGGATTTGTCAAAACACGGAAAGAGGCACATTCTGCAGCGACGCTTGAAAATGCCCGTGTATCCTGGGATTATGCTAAACAGGAAATCTTTTCGGATTTATATGATATCATCATCCTGGACGAGATCAACAATATGATTGATCACGGCCTCTTACATGTTGAGGAGGTGATTTCTGTATTAAAAGAACGGCCCAAAAGGCTTACCATAATTCTGACAGGACGCAACGCCCATGATAAGATCATTGAACTGGCAGATATGGTGACCGAAATGCGGGAGATCAAGCATCATTATAAAAGTGGAGTCAGTGCTCAAAAAGGCATTGAATTTTAA
- a CDS encoding FAD-dependent thymidylate synthase: MSESQLHVLLLRYTPDPEEIVAKAARLCYSPASIDELKQQIESQNQAGFIEKLTDMRHLSPIEHVTFTFGVEGISRACSHQMVRHRLASYSQQSQRYVGQQSKKTGGFHFIIPPSIEKIGKKQWFIEKMSILQKWYDELVEAFGNSGESTFEDARFLLPNATETKIIITMNARELLHFFRVRCCNRAQWEIRNVAIEMLRQAKQVSPHIFKDAGPGCVNGKCPEGKMTCGKMDEVRKRFKNLS; the protein is encoded by the coding sequence ATGTCAGAATCCCAATTGCATGTACTATTGTTACGATACACACCAGATCCCGAAGAAATAGTGGCAAAGGCAGCAAGGTTATGCTATAGCCCAGCTTCTATTGATGAGCTGAAGCAACAGATTGAAAGTCAGAACCAGGCAGGTTTTATTGAAAAGCTGACCGACATGCGACATCTCTCGCCCATTGAACACGTTACCTTTACCTTCGGTGTAGAAGGTATCTCCCGCGCCTGTTCTCATCAGATGGTAAGACATCGTTTGGCATCTTATTCTCAGCAGAGCCAGCGATATGTGGGACAACAGAGTAAGAAGACCGGTGGATTTCATTTTATTATTCCACCCAGCATAGAAAAAATAGGCAAAAAACAATGGTTTATAGAAAAGATGAGTATCCTGCAGAAATGGTATGACGAACTTGTAGAGGCGTTTGGCAATAGTGGAGAAAGCACATTTGAGGATGCACGTTTTTTATTACCGAATGCCACGGAGACAAAGATTATTATCACCATGAATGCCCGTGAATTGCTGCACTTCTTTCGGGTGCGTTGCTGTAACCGAGCACAATGGGAAATAAGGAACGTTGCAATAGAGATGCTCCGGCAGGCCAAACAGGTTTCTCCTCATATTTTTAAAGATGCTGGTCCGGGCTGTGTGAATGGCAAATGTCCCGAAGGAAAAATGACCTGTGGGAAAATGGATGAGGTAAGAAAACGATTTAAAAATCTCTCGTAA
- the tsaB gene encoding tRNA (adenosine(37)-N6)-threonylcarbamoyltransferase complex dimerization subunit type 1 TsaB — MKVLGIETSGDVGGVAVCQNKRIIIAKDFGGMQHGKELVPTIKSTLNEIGWAPKDIDLITVDVGPGSYTGLRVGVACAKTLAYALNKPVIDVPLFDIIAENYNQITLPIFPPLQYENEGRVKNLLEKNVHTGEYYICPILDARRNHVYACIYKFAPASPEQGLGGVRREKMSEFLVIQPEKLLSLLPRPVIIFGNGVAPYRDIFHQKDIFIDKEEWAIPKVEHVALLGERMFESGHQCEIDKLLPLYLRQAEAIEKREVKK, encoded by the coding sequence ATGAAAGTACTCGGGATTGAAACCTCAGGGGATGTTGGCGGAGTTGCTGTTTGCCAGAATAAACGCATTATCATTGCAAAGGATTTTGGTGGCATGCAACATGGCAAAGAACTGGTTCCTACCATTAAGAGTACCCTTAATGAGATCGGCTGGGCACCGAAGGACATCGATCTCATCACCGTGGACGTGGGACCTGGTTCATATACAGGATTGCGCGTAGGTGTGGCCTGTGCAAAGACACTGGCCTACGCATTAAATAAACCCGTTATTGACGTACCTTTATTCGACATCATCGCTGAAAACTATAATCAAATTACCCTCCCTATTTTCCCTCCTTTGCAATACGAGAATGAAGGAAGGGTGAAAAACTTGCTAGAAAAAAATGTTCATACAGGGGAATACTATATATGCCCTATCCTTGACGCAAGACGAAACCACGTTTACGCATGCATCTATAAGTTTGCCCCTGCAAGTCCTGAACAGGGATTGGGCGGTGTACGGAGGGAAAAAATGTCCGAGTTTCTGGTAATTCAGCCAGAAAAACTTTTGTCTCTCCTTCCGCGACCGGTAATTATTTTCGGAAACGGTGTTGCACCTTACAGAGACATATTTCATCAAAAGGACATCTTTATAGACAAAGAGGAGTGGGCGATACCAAAGGTTGAGCATGTGGCTTTATTAGGAGAAAGGATGTTCGAATCGGGACATCAATGCGAGATAGACAAATTATTACCGCTATATTTACGACAGGCTGAGGCTATTGAAAAACGGGAAGTCAAGAAATAG